From Paenibacillus sp. PvR098:
GGCCCGATACGCACCCAAAGCCATCTGATCGCTAGCTGTAAACAATGCTGTAGGACGATCCTTGGCCATAAGAATTTGTTTCATCGCCTCGTAGCCGCCGCCAATCGTAAATTGACCATCCGCTATCCATTCTTGATGAAGTGTAATCCCTTGGTTCTCCAAGGCCGTCTTATAGCCTAGAAATCTCCCTTCTTTTACTAAGGAAACACTGGATTGGAAAGAACTCGAACCGATATAGGCAACCTTCTTATGTCCCAAACGGAGCAGATGATTTACACTTTCCCTCGCTCCCTTTTCAAAATCAACGGTGACATAATCGATATCCAATTCAGGTGTGCCCCCGACACTGATGATGTATTGCACTTTCTTTGATAACTGGTCTAAAAGCTCGGTACTGGTTGCAATGCAAATGATGCCATAATCGTTTCCTTGAATTTCATCCATGAAACTCATATTGATGAGGTCCTGCGCATCATAGGTAAAGCCTAAGGTATACCCCAGATCCAGCAATTCACGCTCTAATCCATAAATCAATTCGGAGAAATATGGATCATGGTATTTATCTTTCATCTTGTTAATAATTAATCCGATTTGTTTTTCTGAAATTTTCTTGCGATTTTGCTCTGTTTTTTTCGCCCGCCTGTAGCCCAAATCCTCAGCAACCTTGAGAATACGCAAATGCATCGCGTCCTCAACCCCATGCGGGCCATCATTCAATACCCTTGAAACCGTAGATATAGAAACATTGACTTTCTCGGCGATGTCCCTAAGCGTAACCTTCATCGTTTCCTCCGGCATCATTTTCATATTTTATCAACTGT
This genomic window contains:
- a CDS encoding LacI family DNA-binding transcriptional regulator — protein: MKVTLRDIAEKVNVSISTVSRVLNDGPHGVEDAMHLRILKVAEDLGYRRAKKTEQNRKKISEKQIGLIINKMKDKYHDPYFSELIYGLERELLDLGYTLGFTYDAQDLINMSFMDEIQGNDYGIICIATSTELLDQLSKKVQYIISVGGTPELDIDYVTVDFEKGARESVNHLLRLGHKKVAYIGSSSFQSSVSLVKEGRFLGYKTALENQGITLHQEWIADGQFTIGGGYEAMKQILMAKDRPTALFTASDQMALGAYRAIQEAGLSIPGDVAVSSFDDIEMSQFMHPPLTTVKVDKEELGRIAVKLFIQRMEGSLPLPMATYLPTKLVVRESCGVAMK